A stretch of Sulfurimonas autotrophica DSM 16294 DNA encodes these proteins:
- a CDS encoding DUF3373 domain-containing protein: MKKPLLLSLATIAILGTTNVSAESMYDRFQAMELEMKKMKKELDELKAKQNAVAAADEEEDEDEVSSDNKETASADDEEDEGEDEEMTVEEQLADIQDTLSDLNKNTNGNHIKFNVDYRFAVENLQYKMADGSKQENDAFMTNRLWLNMNWAATKNLSFTGQLAYNKAFGARSGASDPTNSSFETFDWIANENAYDDTLRVRSAYFLYKNDTFMGTDVPWTFSIGRRPSTNGHLVNLRDDDHAASPMGHNINVEFDGLSSKFALENVTGVDGMYVKFCAGRGMSNAAPRFNSAPYADTTSNSAIDLVGLIFTPWSDGQYTINSQYYYAGNLIDVKNSNDQSQGFKTVGNLHAITANFVANGIGDGINDFLDDTVFFISGAMSITDPDNGQSMLGSTEAQNGYSEWVGVQYPSLISEEGRWGLEYNHGSKYWRSITYGEDTNIGSKLAARGDAYEAYFTEPLIDDILSLQIRYTYIDYKYAGSNGFFGSTSGNAMSINEAIAAGNGSKVVDKAQDIRFYLRYRY; the protein is encoded by the coding sequence ATGAAGAAGCCTCTCCTCCTCTCTTTAGCAACTATTGCTATATTGGGAACAACAAACGTAAGTGCAGAATCAATGTATGACAGATTTCAAGCGATGGAGCTTGAAATGAAGAAAATGAAAAAAGAGCTTGATGAACTCAAAGCCAAGCAAAATGCAGTAGCAGCAGCTGATGAAGAAGAAGATGAGGATGAAGTTTCATCCGACAACAAAGAGACAGCTTCGGCGGATGATGAAGAAGATGAAGGCGAGGATGAAGAGATGACAGTAGAGGAGCAGCTTGCAGATATTCAAGATACTCTTTCAGATTTAAATAAAAACACAAATGGTAATCATATAAAATTCAATGTTGATTACAGATTTGCTGTTGAAAATCTTCAATATAAAATGGCAGACGGAAGCAAACAGGAAAATGATGCTTTTATGACAAACAGACTTTGGTTAAATATGAACTGGGCAGCAACAAAAAACTTGAGTTTTACAGGGCAGCTTGCTTATAACAAAGCATTTGGTGCAAGAAGCGGTGCATCAGATCCGACAAATTCTTCATTTGAAACATTTGACTGGATAGCAAATGAAAATGCTTACGATGATACACTCAGAGTGCGTTCTGCATACTTTTTATATAAAAACGATACCTTCATGGGTACAGATGTGCCCTGGACATTCAGTATAGGACGCCGCCCATCAACAAACGGGCACCTTGTAAACTTAAGAGATGACGACCATGCGGCCTCTCCTATGGGACACAATATCAATGTTGAATTTGACGGTCTGAGTTCAAAATTTGCTTTGGAAAATGTAACCGGCGTTGATGGTATGTATGTCAAATTTTGTGCCGGTCGCGGTATGAGCAATGCAGCACCGAGATTTAATTCAGCACCGTATGCAGATACGACTTCAAACTCTGCTATTGATTTAGTAGGTCTTATCTTCACGCCTTGGAGCGACGGGCAGTATACTATTAACTCTCAGTACTATTATGCCGGGAATTTGATTGATGTTAAAAACTCAAATGACCAAAGTCAAGGTTTCAAAACAGTAGGTAATCTACACGCTATAACAGCCAACTTTGTTGCAAACGGTATAGGTGACGGTATAAATGACTTTTTAGACGATACTGTTTTCTTTATCAGTGGTGCTATGAGTATTACAGATCCTGACAACGGACAAAGTATGCTCGGATCAACTGAAGCGCAAAACGGTTACTCTGAGTGGGTAGGCGTACAATATCCGTCACTTATAAGTGAAGAAGGAAGATGGGGTCTTGAATATAATCACGGTTCTAAATACTGGAGAAGTATTACATACGGTGAGGACACAAATATCGGTTCAAAACTTGCAGCACGCGGTGATGCTTATGAAGCATATTTTACAGAACCGTTGATAGACGACATCTTATCCCTGCAGATTCGTTATACATATATAGACTATAAATATGCAGGAAGCAATGGTTTCTTTGGAAGCACTTCAGGAAATGCTATGAGTATTAATGAAGCTATAGCAGCCGGTAACGGTTCTAAAGTCGTAGACAAGGCACAAGACATCCGTTTCTATCTTAGATACAGATACTAA
- the rpsB gene encoding 30S ribosomal protein S2, protein MVTMKDLLECGVHFGHQTRRWNPKMKKYIFGVRKNIYIIDLQKTLRYFRNTYTIVMDAAAEGKTVLFVGTKKQARNSVRDAAIACNMPYVDNRWLGGMLTNFPTIQKSIRKLDVITEMQENGQIDLLTKKEALMLSRKKDKLEQYFGGIRNMKKLPDMLFVVDAVKEHIAVLEARCLNIPVVAPLDTNCDPDLITYPIPGNDDAIRSIQLFCREMTAAINEGKALRDAPAEQEQTEEAATEEAPATEAAAVETTEEA, encoded by the coding sequence ATGGTAACTATGAAAGACCTATTAGAATGTGGTGTACACTTCGGACACCAAACTCGTCGTTGGAACCCAAAAATGAAAAAATACATTTTCGGTGTTCGTAAAAATATCTATATTATAGATTTACAAAAAACACTTCGTTATTTCCGTAATACATATACAATCGTTATGGATGCAGCGGCTGAAGGTAAAACTGTACTTTTCGTTGGTACAAAGAAACAAGCTCGTAACTCTGTAAGAGATGCAGCAATCGCTTGTAACATGCCTTACGTAGATAACAGATGGTTAGGTGGTATGCTTACTAACTTTCCGACTATTCAAAAATCTATCCGTAAACTTGACGTTATTACTGAAATGCAAGAAAATGGTCAAATTGATCTTCTTACAAAAAAAGAAGCATTAATGCTTTCAAGAAAAAAAGACAAACTAGAGCAATATTTCGGTGGTATCCGTAATATGAAAAAACTTCCTGATATGTTATTTGTAGTTGACGCTGTAAAAGAACACATCGCAGTTTTAGAAGCTCGTTGTTTAAACATTCCAGTTGTAGCGCCACTAGATACTAACTGTGACCCTGACCTTATCACTTACCCAATTCCCGGTAATGATGATGCGATTCGTTCTATTCAACTTTTCTGTCGTGAAATGACAGCGGCTATCAATGAAGGTAAAGCACTTCGTGATGCACCGGCAGAGCAAGAGCAAACAGAAGAAGCAGCGACTGAGGAAGCTCCGGCAACTGAAGCAGCAGCAGTAGAAACTACAGAGGAAGCATAA
- a CDS encoding bifunctional diguanylate cyclase/phosphodiesterase, producing MKERKFESLSFRIMSSIIITSIIVIGGVFLVFEKINKEAFYKLELQKATLIVKTIEPLLAIDIYLGMENKIQSILEQLMQNKDILSVKVLKDNITLYEIKSTNKYESFFVIKKDILQPNSQKKIGIIVLNYSNHNYKQLINTYTKLLLMMLVILMIIIVLLGMYIKKLLKPLRKTAKLLKDFSPQKKLQIEPIKENNEISLILSALNEMQEKIFDFASKQKDINAYLEKEVDNKTAELRKQLFIDDLTQLPNRRKLFKDIKNSNNNGALLILNIDDFKEINDFYGQNVGDYILIEFAKRLQYLVEDEKNISISRLSGDEFALFFQHKPSYRSFVRVVNTLSKGIEKMLFIHKQHEIYIRVTIGGTLDSKEMLEKADIALKLAKEHRKYFLLYDEKLEVKRQYKENMEWVKKLKSAIKEDRIVPFFQPIFDTQTKEAVSYECLIRLVDTDGSVVSPYKFLGIAKKSKLYPKLTKIMIEKSCQYFQHIDTTFSVNLSIHDILDVDMVVYIQKTMQKYEVSNKIVFEILETEGIDNYEEVSSFILNMKRLGCKISIDDFGSGYSNYEHILKLDIDYIKIDGSLIKNLDTDVNVQIVVETIVDFAKKLNLITIAEFVHNQAVFEKVKALDIERVQGFYLGEPNKEI from the coding sequence ATGAAAGAAAGAAAATTTGAGTCGCTGTCATTCAGGATTATGAGCTCTATTATTATTACTTCTATCATAGTTATTGGAGGGGTTTTTCTCGTATTTGAAAAAATAAACAAAGAAGCCTTTTATAAGCTAGAACTACAAAAAGCGACACTTATAGTAAAAACCATAGAACCTTTGCTAGCGATAGATATTTATTTGGGGATGGAAAATAAAATTCAATCTATACTTGAACAATTGATGCAAAATAAAGATATTTTGTCTGTAAAAGTTCTCAAAGATAACATAACTCTTTATGAAATTAAATCTACAAACAAGTATGAAAGTTTTTTTGTGATTAAAAAAGATATTTTACAGCCAAATTCCCAAAAGAAAATAGGTATTATTGTGTTAAATTATTCTAATCATAACTATAAACAACTTATAAATACATATACTAAACTTTTGCTTATGATGCTTGTAATACTTATGATAATAATTGTTTTACTTGGTATGTATATTAAAAAATTGCTAAAACCTTTAAGAAAAACTGCTAAATTGCTAAAAGATTTTTCGCCACAGAAAAAACTTCAAATAGAGCCGATAAAAGAGAACAATGAAATTTCGCTTATATTGTCCGCATTGAATGAGATGCAGGAAAAAATATTTGATTTTGCAAGCAAACAAAAAGATATCAACGCATATTTGGAAAAAGAAGTAGACAACAAAACTGCGGAGTTACGAAAGCAATTGTTTATAGATGATTTAACACAGTTGCCAAATAGAAGAAAACTCTTTAAAGATATTAAAAACTCCAATAATAACGGTGCATTGTTAATTTTAAATATTGATGATTTTAAAGAGATTAATGACTTTTATGGGCAGAATGTTGGTGATTATATTTTAATAGAGTTTGCAAAAAGACTGCAGTATCTTGTTGAAGATGAAAAAAATATTAGTATTAGTCGACTTTCGGGCGATGAATTTGCTCTGTTTTTTCAACATAAACCCTCTTATAGAAGTTTTGTGAGAGTTGTAAATACTTTGTCAAAAGGGATTGAAAAAATGCTTTTTATACATAAACAACATGAGATTTACATAAGAGTTACAATAGGCGGTACTTTGGATTCAAAAGAGATGCTTGAAAAAGCAGATATAGCCTTAAAACTTGCAAAAGAACATAGAAAATACTTCTTACTTTATGATGAAAAGTTGGAAGTAAAAAGACAGTATAAAGAAAATATGGAATGGGTGAAAAAACTAAAAAGTGCCATCAAAGAAGATAGAATAGTCCCCTTTTTTCAACCAATATTTGATACACAAACTAAAGAAGCAGTAAGTTATGAGTGCTTAATACGATTGGTAGACACAGACGGCTCAGTAGTAAGTCCATATAAGTTTTTGGGTATTGCCAAAAAAAGTAAACTTTATCCCAAATTAACCAAGATAATGATTGAAAAAAGCTGCCAATATTTTCAGCATATAGACACAACTTTTTCTGTCAACCTCTCTATTCATGACATCCTTGATGTTGATATGGTTGTATATATTCAAAAAACTATGCAGAAATACGAAGTCAGTAATAAAATCGTCTTTGAAATTCTTGAAACAGAGGGAATAGATAATTATGAGGAGGTTTCTTCATTTATATTGAACATGAAACGATTAGGCTGTAAAATTTCCATAGATGATTTCGGTTCAGGCTATTCGAATTATGAGCATATTCTCAAACTTGACATTGATTACATTAAAATTGACGGAAGCCTTATAAAAAATCTTGATACGGATGTCAATGTTCAAATAGTTGTTGAAACGATTGTGGATTTTGCTAAAAAGCTGAATTTAATTACGATTGCGGAGTTCGTTCATAATCAAGCGGTATTTGAAAAAGTCAAAGCGCTTGATATTGAACGTGTGCAAGGTTTTTATCTGGGTGAACCAAATAAAGAGATATAA